TCGGCCGGCACATTGCCCGCGGCAGCGACCATGGTATCGACATCCGCGCCCGACGCCATGTTGAACATGAGACCGATATGCGGCTGCTCCTTGGTCCACTGGTAGGCGTGAAAGTCGATCGGAGAGACGGTCAGCACGAGATGCGCGATCTTGTCCGGGTGCAGGCACGAATAGCAGGTGCTGAGCGTACCGCCCTGGCAGATGCCGAACATCGTCAGCTTCTCCGCCCCGTTGAGATCGAGGATGACGTCGACGCACTCGTCGAGGTACCCCTCGACGTAGTCGTCGACCGTCAGGTACTTGTCGGCTGGTTTCGGATAACCCCAGTTGATCAAGTAGACGTCGATGCCCTCGTTGAGAAGATTGCGCACCAGCGAGCGGTCCGGCTGCAGGTCGGCGACCTCGTAGCCATTGATGAGCGGCGGCGTAATCACGAACGGCGTCTTCATGATCTTGCTGGCTTCGACCGTCGGCTTGTAGTGGTACACCTTGAGGCGGTCCAGTTCGAAGACCGTGTCCTTCGGCGTACTGCCGATGTCGACGTCCGCATCCTTCAGGCGGTTGAGGTTCTCGATCCCCTTCGTGAGCTTTCGGTTGATCTCGCTGATTTCGTGCGCGATGTCACTCGCCTGGATCTGAATCGGGAACACCATATTGAAGATCTCCTATTCTCGTTGTCTCGGTTCTGCAAATGACGAAGTGGTCACCGCGCAGGCGACTGCCGTCAGCCCGCCTTGGCCTTGCCGCGGCTCGCGCTGCGCGCGCCCGTCCCCTTCGCCACGACCTTGGTGCCGGTGGCTGCGGCAAGCGCCTTCTTCAGCGCCCGCACCTCGATCTTGAGGTCGTGGATGATCTTGTACGCATCGTCGATCTCTGACCGGGTGGGGATATCGAGCTGCTGGTAGATGTCCTCGAGCACCGCGCGCTGGTGGATCCGCAGCTCGTTGTTCGCGGTCGTCATCTCGTCCTGGATGGCGAGAAACTCCGGCGAATTGAAGACATGCATCAGGGTGCCGTCGGCCGAGGTGAACCA
This genomic stretch from Betaproteobacteria bacterium harbors:
- the phaC gene encoding class III poly(R)-hydroxyalkanoic acid synthase subunit PhaC encodes the protein MVFPIQIQASDIAHEISEINRKLTKGIENLNRLKDADVDIGSTPKDTVFELDRLKVYHYKPTVEASKIMKTPFVITPPLINGYEVADLQPDRSLVRNLLNEGIDVYLINWGYPKPADKYLTVDDYVEGYLDECVDVILDLNGAEKLTMFGICQGGTLSTCYSCLHPDKIAHLVLTVSPIDFHAYQWTKEQPHIGLMFNMASGADVDTMVAAAGNVPADQLNVSFLMASPFNLAVGKYTDLIDSLDDKNALLNFLRMEKWLFGGPAAAGEAYRQFVKEFLHKNKLVKGELELGGRKVDMKNLTMPILSIYAERDHLVPPACTVGMKKYIENNDYTELAIKTGHIGIYTGGASQKILAPAVGKWLRDHGA